The following are encoded together in the Pedobacter sp. D749 genome:
- the coaD gene encoding pantetheine-phosphate adenylyltransferase: MKIALFPGSFDPITIAHVNILQRATPLFDKIVVGIGLNSSKQNFLSAEQRLQILQTVFKGYENIEIQTYEGLTVDFCRKINAKYMVRGIRSAADFEYERAIAQINQTMMPEVETILLLSKPEYSAISSTIVRDILRNHGDVSPFVPKEALDFL; this comes from the coding sequence ATGAAGATAGCGCTATTTCCAGGCTCATTTGATCCGATCACTATTGCTCACGTAAACATATTACAACGTGCTACCCCGCTTTTCGATAAAATTGTAGTCGGTATCGGACTCAACAGTTCTAAACAGAATTTCTTAAGTGCAGAGCAGCGTTTACAGATTTTACAGACCGTTTTTAAAGGCTATGAGAATATCGAAATCCAAACTTACGAAGGTTTAACCGTAGATTTCTGCCGAAAAATAAACGCCAAATACATGGTCCGGGGCATCCGTTCAGCTGCTGATTTTGAATATGAACGGGCTATTGCACAGATCAATCAGACCATGATGCCTGAAGTAGAAACCATTTTACTTTTAAGCAAACCCGAATACTCAGCCATCAGTTCAACCATTGTCCGCGATATTTTAAGAAACCACGGCGATGTGAGCCCATTTGTACCCAAAGAGGCACTTGACTTTCTATAG
- a CDS encoding RNA polymerase sigma factor has translation MKETENIFLNLINQHKGIIHKISKMYMKDPEEQRDLFQEIVLQLWKAYPTFKGNSKFTTWMYRVCLNTALIYFKKDNRKVDKAPLDENIDIMDVNENEGKEEKLAYLYAAVQELNAIEKALIFLFLENQSHRDIAENLGISAVNARVKLNRTKEKLQFIIKKNGYEF, from the coding sequence ATGAAAGAAACAGAAAACATATTTCTCAACCTGATCAATCAGCATAAAGGGATTATACATAAGATTTCCAAAATGTATATGAAAGATCCCGAAGAACAGCGTGATCTGTTTCAGGAAATTGTACTGCAGCTATGGAAAGCCTACCCTACTTTTAAAGGAAACAGCAAGTTTACCACATGGATGTACCGAGTGTGCCTCAATACAGCCTTAATCTATTTTAAAAAAGACAATAGAAAAGTCGATAAAGCACCATTGGATGAGAACATCGATATAATGGATGTAAACGAAAATGAAGGAAAAGAAGAAAAGCTGGCCTATTTATACGCTGCCGTTCAAGAATTAAACGCAATTGAAAAAGCATTGATCTTCCTTTTTCTGGAAAATCAATCCCATCGCGATATCGCCGAAAACCTGGGAATCAGCGCGGTAAATGCACGGGTTAAACTCAACAGAACCAAAGAAAAATTACAATTCATCATAAAGAAAAACGGTTATGAATTTTGA